The proteins below come from a single Triticum aestivum cultivar Chinese Spring chromosome 5D, IWGSC CS RefSeq v2.1, whole genome shotgun sequence genomic window:
- the LOC123121209 gene encoding uncharacterized protein: protein MNLLQLAKSELKWACVFAAIKRGKDGRSCSNQQSESRGFCYMLQPELQIATTGILNGYNRRLVLLLWSCCHRHRSYYRRHTKLQPWGVAVAWVEPVARALTGGEDGRRGRRSALCRLERLRKKPRIQIFQKSNNQYFRKRRRGLTLRPSPVTAAAASSSSTVACAAFPWPRSAAAQRRLAPPQLLLGRRSPVRRTTVVAQSESVVWSWPSSTVHRTLSGLCSSCSVVVRHTIRSSLGHALHHTAIVVIIELGFVWGIRREERSQIRNCLQIYLLPSAAAAAQKFPTRNPRRLEPPGRRPHRRCRTSFLEEIFLLLPPDEAEHLLRASLANKFWLGLLSGARFRGRYREFHGAPPMLGFLYSCHWNSRPKMKDNIPHFVPTTKFRACIPDDDWGDWEYDAWDCRHGRVLLGDAGYKPMTLVVWDPMTGCRRELDAPVLVDNSYGAAVLCAASGCDHSTCHAGPFQVVFIALNKTDAHHCVAQAWVTLPVTGDHSNPILLSIYRSHFDKWSNPCSGLHLDSDVYIHEAPPVFIQDTLHFKLCSCVDDRLVGILMYDISTNCLSLIDMPLAGSIIADDVILMVMEDDSLGFAHVGGLILNLWSRHMGSDGVASWTQRTVININDILPIRNPKKRLRLIGSVEGTDIIFVTTDLGIYKINLKSLQWKERKVSGFHPIHEFLQFTRKGDPQ from the exons ATGAATTTGTTGCAACTAGCAAAGTCTGAGCTGAAATGGGCTTGTGTTTTTGCTGCAATCAAGCGCGGCAAGGACGGGCGGAGCTGCTCCAATCAACAATCGGAGTCGCGGGGCTTTTGTTACATGTTGCAACCGGAGTTGCAAATTGCTACTACCGGCATCCTAAACGGCTACAACCGCCGTCTTGTTTTGTTGCTGTGGAGCTGCTGCCATCGCCACCGGAGCTACTACCGTCGCCACACGAAGCTGCAACCGTGGGGTGTAGCTGTCGCATGGGTGGAGCCAGTGGCAAGGGCCTTGACCGGCGGCGAGGACGGCCGGCGTGGGCGGCGATCGGCTCTGTGCC GACTAGAACGACTGAGGAAAAAGCCACGgatacaaatatttcaaaaaagTAACAATCAATATTTCAGAAAG AGAAGAAGAGGACTCACCCTTCGGCCGTCGCCCGTCACTGCAGCAGcggcgtcgtcctcctccaccgtgGCCTGCGCCGCCTTTCCTTGGCCGCGCTCCGCGGCTGCACAGCGTCGCCTTGCCCCTCCTCAATTACTCCTTGGCCGCCGTTCGCCCGTCCGCCGCACCACCGTTGTCGCCCAAAGCGAGTCCGTTGTATGGTCGTGGCCTTCCTCGACGGTGCACAGAACGCTCTCTGGTCTCTGCAGTAGCTGCTCCGTCGTCGTCCGCCACACCATCCGCAGCAGCCTTGGCCATGCCCTCCACCATACCGCCATCGTCGTCATCATAGAGTTAGGGTTCGTGTGGGGAATCAGGAGAGAAG AAAGAAGTCAAATAAGGAATTGTCTCCAGATCTATCTCctcccttccgccgccgccgcagctcaaaAATTCCCCACCAGAAACCCTCGCCGCCTCGaacctccaggccgccgcccgcaTCGGCGCTGCCGGACGAGCTTTCTGGAGGAGATTTTCCTCCTCCTACCGCCGGACGAGGCTGAGCACCTCTTGCGCGCCTCCCTCGCCAACAAGTTCTGGCTTGGCCTCCTCTCCGGCGCTCGCTTTCGCGGCCGCTACCGTGAGTTCCATGGAGCTCCCCCCATGCTGGGCTTCCTTTATTCCTGCCACTGGAACTCCCGCCCGAAGATGAAAGATAATATCCCACACTTTGTCCCCACCACGAAATTTCGTGCGTGCATTCCCGACGATGACTGGGGGGACTGGGAATATGATGCGTGGGACTGCCGCCATGGTCGTGTTCTCCTTGGCGATGCAGGCTATAAACCCATGACGCTCGTCGTTTGGGACCCCATGACGGGCTGCCGGAGGGAGCTGGATGCGCCCGTCCTGGTGGACAATAGCTATGGGGCAGCGGTGCTCTGCGCTGCGAGTGGCTGTGACCACAGTACGTGCCACGCAGGGCCCTTCCAGGTCGTCTTCATCGCTCTGAACAAGACTGATGCTCATCATTGTGTTGCACAGGCGTGGGTGACCTTGCCGGTGACAGGTGACCACAGCAACCCCATTTTGTTGAGCATATACCGTTCTCATTTTGATAAGTGGAGCAATCCATGCTCCGGCCTTCATCTTGACTCCGATGTGTACATCCACGAAGCGCCTCCTGTCTTCATCCAAGACACACTTCACTTCAAGCTTTGTAGCTGCGTCGATGATCGCCTAGTCGGAATTCTCATGTACGACATAAGCACTAATTGCTTATCATTGATTGATATGCCGCTTGCGGGGTCTATCATTGCTGATGATGTTATCCTCATGGTGATGGAGGATGACAGTTTGGGGTTTGCGCATGTGGGTGGGTTAATCCTCAATCTGTGGTCAAGGCACATGGGTTCTGACGGAGTTGCATCATGGACTCAGCGTACAGTCATCAATATCAACGACATCCTTCCCATTCGAAATCCAAAGAAAAGACTTAGGCTGATTGGATCTGTGGAAGGCACCGATATCATTTTCGTGACCACGGATCTTGGCATCTACAAGATTAATCTGAAGTCACTACAGTGGAAGGAGAGAAAAGTTTCAGGTTTTCATCCCATACACGAGTTTCTACAATTCACAAG AAAGGGTGACCCCCAGTGA